In a genomic window of Bradyrhizobium sp. LLZ17:
- a CDS encoding carboxymuconolactone decarboxylase family protein, protein MDKKMHDKGLQVRKAVLGEAYVNNALKNVDDFNRPFQEMLNEYCWGTVWGRDELPRKTRSMLNIAMIAILNRQHEFRAHLKGALTNGVTRDEIREILMQVAIYGGMPAAVDSFRIAREVFAELEKD, encoded by the coding sequence ATGGACAAGAAGATGCATGACAAGGGCCTGCAAGTCCGTAAAGCGGTGCTGGGAGAAGCCTATGTCAACAATGCCCTGAAGAACGTCGACGACTTCAACCGTCCGTTCCAGGAGATGCTCAACGAATATTGCTGGGGCACGGTGTGGGGCCGTGACGAGCTGCCGCGCAAGACCCGCAGCATGCTCAACATCGCGATGATCGCGATCCTGAATCGCCAGCACGAGTTTCGCGCGCATCTCAAGGGTGCGCTGACCAATGGCGTGACGCGCGACGAAATCCGCGAGATCCTGATGCAGGTCGCGATCTACGGCGGCATGCCGGCGGCGGTCGACAGCTTTCGAATCGCGCGCGAGGTGTTCGCCGAGCTCGAAAAGGACTAA
- a CDS encoding electron transfer flavoprotein subunit alpha/FixB family protein produces the protein MTTLLIAEHDNASLKDATNKALTAAAALGADVEVLVAGENAKAAADAAAKLAGVKKVLLADGALYAHDLAEPLAALIVALAPGYDAIVAPATSRFKNVMPRVAALLDVMQVSEITKVIAPDTYERPIYAGNAIQTVKSKDAKKVITVRTSTFAAAAEGGSAPVETVAAAADPGLSSFVGEEVAKSDRPELTSAKIIVSGGRAMQSRENFAKYIEPLADKLGAGVGASRAAVDAGYAPNDWQVGQTGKVVAPELYVAVGISGAIQHLAGMKDSKVIVAINKDEDAPIFQVADYGLVADLYQAVPELTEALGKLGK, from the coding sequence ATGACGACGCTTCTGATTGCCGAACACGACAATGCGTCGCTGAAGGATGCGACCAACAAGGCCCTGACCGCGGCCGCCGCGCTCGGCGCGGATGTCGAGGTGCTGGTCGCCGGTGAGAACGCCAAGGCCGCGGCGGATGCTGCCGCCAAGCTCGCAGGCGTCAAGAAGGTGCTGCTCGCCGACGGCGCGCTTTACGCGCACGATCTCGCCGAGCCGCTGGCCGCGCTGATCGTCGCGCTGGCCCCCGGCTATGATGCGATCGTCGCGCCCGCGACCTCGCGCTTCAAGAACGTGATGCCGCGTGTCGCAGCCCTGCTCGACGTGATGCAGGTTTCGGAGATCACCAAGGTTATCGCCCCCGACACCTATGAGCGTCCGATCTATGCCGGCAACGCCATCCAGACCGTGAAGTCGAAGGACGCCAAGAAGGTCATCACGGTCCGCACCTCCACCTTCGCGGCGGCTGCCGAAGGTGGCAGCGCGCCGGTCGAGACCGTCGCAGCTGCGGCCGATCCGGGCCTGTCGTCCTTCGTCGGCGAGGAAGTCGCCAAGAGCGACCGCCCCGAGCTGACCTCGGCCAAGATCATCGTCTCCGGCGGCCGCGCCATGCAGAGCCGCGAGAACTTCGCCAAGTACATCGAGCCGCTCGCCGACAAGCTCGGCGCCGGCGTCGGCGCCTCGCGCGCGGCGGTCGATGCCGGCTATGCGCCAAACGACTGGCAGGTCGGCCAGACCGGCAAGGTGGTGGCTCCCGAGCTCTATGTCGCGGTCGGCATTTCCGGCGCGATCCAGCATCTGGCGGGCATGAAGGATTCCAAGGTCATCGTCGCGATCAACAAGGACGAGGACGCGCCGATCTTCCAGGTCGCCGATTACGGCCTGGTCGCCGACCTCTATCAAGCGGTTCCTGAGCTCACCGAGGCGCTCGGCAAGCTCGGCAAGTAA
- a CDS encoding YihY/virulence factor BrkB family protein: protein MKAIRYIYVVVMDAFYTFLADDGWAIASHIALSTLMALFPFLIVLTSLAGFFGSKELADQAASLMLQVWPKQVADSISGEVHDVLTTTRSGVLTVGAVLSVYFASNGVEALRVALNRAYAVVEMRRWYWLRLESIGYTLIAAFTALAMAFLIVLGPLIIEAARSHIPLFVESNESILTWLRYGITVSALVVALIILHTWLPAGRRSFLQILPGIVFTIVASLISGIVFGQYLARFANNYVTMYAGLASVIIALVFLYFIAAIFVYGGELNAAIIKSRLPHGVSLQAAQSLMPAETQA from the coding sequence GTGAAAGCAATCCGTTACATCTACGTCGTGGTGATGGATGCGTTCTACACGTTCCTGGCCGATGACGGCTGGGCGATCGCGAGCCATATCGCGCTGTCGACATTGATGGCGCTGTTTCCGTTCCTGATTGTGCTGACCTCGCTCGCCGGCTTCTTCGGTTCCAAGGAGCTCGCCGACCAGGCCGCCAGCCTGATGCTCCAGGTCTGGCCCAAGCAGGTCGCGGATTCGATCTCGGGCGAAGTGCACGATGTGCTGACCACCACGCGTTCCGGGGTGCTCACCGTCGGCGCGGTGCTGTCGGTTTACTTCGCCTCGAACGGCGTCGAGGCGCTGCGGGTTGCGCTCAACCGCGCCTACGCGGTGGTGGAGATGCGGCGCTGGTACTGGCTGCGGCTGGAATCGATCGGCTACACGCTGATCGCGGCCTTCACCGCGCTGGCGATGGCGTTTCTGATCGTGCTCGGCCCGCTGATCATCGAGGCTGCGCGGAGCCATATTCCGCTGTTCGTCGAGTCCAACGAAAGCATCCTCACCTGGCTACGCTACGGCATCACCGTGAGCGCTCTGGTGGTGGCGTTGATCATCCTGCACACCTGGCTGCCGGCGGGCCGGCGCAGCTTCCTCCAGATCCTGCCCGGCATCGTCTTCACCATTGTGGCCTCGCTGATCTCGGGCATCGTGTTCGGACAGTACCTGGCGCGCTTCGCCAACAATTACGTGACGATGTATGCGGGGCTCGCTTCGGTGATCATCGCGCTGGTGTTTCTGTACTTCATCGCCGCGATCTTCGTGTACGGCGGCGAGCTCAACGCCGCGATCATCAAATCGCGGCTTCCTCACGGCGTGTCGCTTCAAGCAGCGCAGTCGCTAATGCCCGCGGAGACACAGGCTTGA
- the argH gene encoding argininosuccinate lyase, with protein sequence MSNKMWGGRFSERPDEIMEEINVSIDVDRHLYAQDIAASKAHAAMLAAQGIITASDAKNIGKGLDTILSEIGKGGFEFKRALEDIHMNVESRLSDLIGPAAGRLHTARSRNDQVATDFRLYVRDILDETDAALATFQAALVNRALEHAATVMPGFTHLQTAQPVTFGHHLLAYVEMAARDRGRFQDARKRLNRSPLGAAALAGTSFPIDRHATAKALLFDRPMANSLDAVSDRDFVLETLSAASICAVHMSRFAEEIVIWTSPLVGMIRLSDKFTTGSSIMPQKRNPDAAELVRAKTGRVIGALNGLLIVMKGLPLAYQKDMQEDKQGTMEGFAALSLAIRAMTGMVRDLVPDEAKMKAAAGEGYATATDLADWLVRTLKMPFREAHHVTGRIVAKAAEGGVALHELPLKEMQAIEPRITKDVLGVLSVESSVKSRTSFGGTAPKNVAAQAKAWVKRLEKERKLG encoded by the coding sequence ATGAGCAACAAGATGTGGGGCGGCCGGTTCTCGGAACGCCCCGATGAGATCATGGAAGAGATCAACGTCTCTATCGACGTCGATCGTCACCTCTACGCCCAGGACATTGCCGCGTCCAAGGCCCACGCCGCGATGCTTGCCGCGCAAGGCATCATCACGGCCAGTGATGCGAAAAATATCGGCAAGGGTCTAGACACGATTTTGTCAGAGATCGGCAAGGGCGGCTTCGAGTTCAAGCGCGCGCTCGAGGACATTCACATGAATGTCGAGAGCCGCCTGTCGGACCTGATCGGCCCCGCGGCCGGCCGCCTGCACACGGCGCGCTCCCGCAACGACCAGGTCGCGACCGATTTCCGTCTCTATGTCCGCGACATCCTCGACGAGACCGACGCCGCGCTCGCCACGTTCCAGGCGGCGCTGGTCAATCGCGCGCTCGAACATGCCGCGACCGTGATGCCCGGCTTCACGCATCTGCAGACCGCGCAGCCCGTCACCTTCGGCCACCATCTGCTCGCCTATGTCGAGATGGCCGCACGCGACCGCGGCCGTTTCCAGGACGCGCGCAAGCGGCTCAACAGATCCCCGCTCGGCGCCGCCGCGCTCGCCGGCACCTCGTTCCCGATCGACCGCCATGCGACCGCAAAGGCGCTTCTGTTCGACCGCCCGATGGCGAACTCGCTTGACGCGGTCTCCGACCGCGACTTCGTGCTGGAGACGCTGTCGGCAGCCTCGATCTGTGCCGTGCACATGTCGCGCTTTGCCGAAGAGATCGTGATCTGGACCTCGCCGCTGGTCGGCATGATCCGGCTCAGCGACAAGTTCACCACCGGCTCCTCGATCATGCCGCAGAAGCGCAACCCGGACGCCGCCGAACTCGTGCGCGCCAAGACCGGCCGCGTCATCGGCGCGCTCAACGGCCTGCTGATCGTGATGAAGGGTCTGCCGCTCGCCTATCAAAAGGACATGCAGGAGGACAAGCAGGGCACCATGGAGGGCTTTGCCGCGCTGTCGCTGGCGATCCGCGCTATGACCGGGATGGTCCGCGATCTCGTCCCCGACGAGGCCAAGATGAAGGCGGCGGCGGGCGAGGGCTATGCCACCGCGACCGATCTCGCCGACTGGCTGGTGCGGACGCTGAAGATGCCGTTCCGCGAAGCTCACCACGTCACCGGCCGCATCGTGGCCAAGGCCGCCGAGGGCGGCGTGGCTCTGCATGAGCTCCCCCTCAAAGAGATGCAGGCGATCGAGCCCAGGATCACCAAAGACGTGCTCGGCGTGCTCTCGGTCGAATCCTCGGTGAAGAGCCGCACCAGCTTTGGCGGCACCGCGCCGAAGAACGTGGCGGCTCAAGCCAAGGCCTGGGTGAAGCGGCTGGAAAAAGAGCGAAAATTGGGCTGA
- a CDS encoding lipoprotein → MTSKFRPAGSGWAIIVLSLSALALAGCGRKGPLDLPPTASNASTANIAAPTDTETEAQKTPSLFNPSYGVDAAPAASKGRKKSFILDPLLDDKPGR, encoded by the coding sequence GTGACGTCAAAGTTTCGCCCGGCCGGCTCGGGGTGGGCCATTATTGTCTTGAGCCTGAGCGCGCTCGCGCTTGCCGGCTGCGGCCGCAAGGGTCCGCTCGACCTGCCGCCGACCGCCTCCAACGCGTCCACGGCCAACATCGCAGCGCCGACCGACACCGAGACCGAAGCCCAGAAGACGCCGAGCCTGTTCAATCCCAGCTATGGTGTGGACGCGGCGCCGGCGGCAAGCAAGGGCAGGAAGAAATCGTTTATCCTCGACCCGCTCCTGGACGACAAACCCGGCAGATGA
- a CDS encoding twin transmembrane helix small protein, producing MASLLSTFILPVAAGAVAIVLLLGLVNMMRGGSPNTSQKLMRWRVLLQFVAIVIAMLAVWAMGH from the coding sequence ATGGCATCCCTTTTGAGTACCTTCATCCTTCCGGTGGCGGCCGGCGCCGTGGCGATCGTGCTGCTGCTGGGTCTGGTCAACATGATGCGCGGCGGCTCGCCCAACACCTCGCAGAAGCTGATGCGTTGGCGCGTGCTGCTTCAGTTCGTGGCGATCGTCATCGCCATGCTCGCGGTCTGGGCGATGGGGCACTAG
- a CDS encoding electron transfer flavoprotein subunit beta/FixA family protein, which translates to MKVLVPVKRVVDYNVKVRVKSDGSGVELANVKMSMNPFDEIAVEEALRLKEGGKATEVVVVSIGPAQASETIRTGLAMGADRGILVKAEGAVEPLAVAKILKKIAEEEQPGLIILGKQAIDDDSNQTGQMLAALLGWSQATFASKLEVEGSDFKVTREVDGGLQTVKLKGPAIVTTDLRLNEPRYASLPNIMKAKKKPIADKTAADYGVDLTARLEVLKTTEPAGRKAGVKVKDVAELVSKLKNEAGVL; encoded by the coding sequence ATGAAGGTCTTAGTGCCGGTAAAGCGGGTGGTCGATTACAACGTCAAGGTCCGCGTCAAGAGCGATGGATCGGGAGTTGAACTCGCCAACGTCAAGATGTCGATGAACCCGTTCGACGAAATCGCGGTCGAGGAAGCGCTGCGCCTGAAGGAAGGCGGCAAGGCCACAGAGGTCGTGGTGGTCTCCATCGGACCGGCGCAGGCCTCGGAGACGATCCGCACCGGTCTCGCCATGGGCGCCGATCGCGGCATCCTGGTGAAGGCGGAAGGCGCAGTCGAGCCGCTCGCCGTGGCCAAGATCCTGAAGAAGATCGCGGAAGAAGAGCAGCCTGGCCTGATCATCCTGGGCAAGCAGGCGATCGACGACGACAGCAACCAGACCGGCCAGATGCTGGCCGCACTGCTCGGCTGGTCGCAGGCGACGTTTGCCTCGAAGCTCGAGGTTGAAGGTTCAGACTTCAAGGTCACCCGCGAAGTCGACGGCGGCTTGCAGACCGTCAAGCTCAAGGGACCGGCGATCGTCACCACCGATCTGCGTCTCAACGAGCCGCGCTATGCGTCGCTGCCCAACATCATGAAGGCCAAGAAGAAGCCGATTGCGGACAAGACCGCCGCCGATTACGGCGTCGATCTCACTGCGCGCCTCGAAGTTCTCAAGACCACGGAGCCCGCGGGCCGCAAGGCCGGCGTCAAGGTCAAGGACGTCGCCGAGCTGGTCTCGAAACTCAAGAACGAAGCCGGGGTGCTCTGA
- a CDS encoding response regulator — translation MPKILIADDEDSMRQLVARAIAMDGHEIVTAQDGAEALEILTREDGAFDLLLTDIQMPVMDGIALALSAARDFPELTILLMTGYADQRERASNLNALVHDVVTKPFSVADIRTAVADALKKG, via the coding sequence ATGCCGAAAATCTTGATCGCCGACGACGAGGATTCGATGCGCCAGCTCGTGGCGCGCGCCATCGCCATGGACGGCCACGAGATCGTCACCGCGCAGGACGGCGCCGAGGCGCTGGAGATCCTGACCCGCGAGGACGGTGCGTTCGATCTGTTGCTCACCGACATCCAGATGCCGGTGATGGACGGCATCGCGTTGGCGCTCTCGGCCGCGCGCGATTTTCCCGAGCTGACGATTTTGCTCATGACCGGATATGCCGACCAGCGCGAGCGCGCTTCGAACCTCAATGCGCTGGTGCATGACGTCGTGACAAAGCCATTCTCGGTCGCCGACATCCGCACGGCGGTCGCGGACGCGCTGAAAAAGGGGTAG
- a CDS encoding TIGR02302 family protein, with product MNGVIPDPSDPIRDDDAVSRLKLAQALDRATYAIAWERAWPNLARVLTVAGLFLVVSWAGLWLALPSIARAIGLVVFAGIAAAALFPLIRFRWPRREEALARLDRGSGVRHRPATTLTDTLSSQDPVARALWQAQRERTLASLTRIRAGLPKPRLAIHDPWALRALVMVMLVATFFAAGDERAMRLGAAFDWNGVLAPTNIRVDAWVTPPVYTGKPPVILSAANKEAAALPASGPLAVPAGSTLIVRSSGGSLDVAVSGGLKEVAPAEATPKGTNEKHFTITGDGTAHVRAPSGQPQWAFAATPDRPPTIALAKDPERQARGALQLVYKIEDDYGVTGAEAQIAPRSSDAKDAGKDGDSKTAARPLFQPPQFPLVLPNARTRNGVGQTVKDLSEDPYAGADVTLTLTAKDEAGNEAKSEPFNMRLPERLFTKPLARALIEQRRILALDANRNSDVYTALDALMIAPELFTQETGQYLGLYNVARQLEAARTDDAMREVVASLWALAVTIEDGNISDVEKALRAAQDALKQALERGASDEEIKKLTQDLRAALDNFMRQLAEQFRNNKDAQNLARPLDPNTKILRQQDLQNMIDRMERLSRSGDKDAAKQLLDQLQQMLEGLQMAQPGQSGESDMEQALNELGDMIRKQQQLRDKTYKQGQDSRRDRMRGKQQPGDQSMSDLQQDQQGLRDRLKKLQDEMAKRGLAQKGQKGQQGQKGQQGQQGDQGQPGQNGDQDADQGDDDGGLDAADGAMGDAGSKLGEGNADGAVDSQGKALEAMRKGAQKMAEGMQQGDGDGQGDGPGNRAGRQQSGGNQTDPLGRPLHGREFGDDYTVKIPGEIDVQRVRRILEELRRRLGDPSRPQIELDYIERLLKDF from the coding sequence TTGAACGGCGTCATCCCCGACCCGTCAGACCCGATCCGTGACGACGACGCTGTGTCGCGGCTGAAGCTGGCGCAGGCCCTCGACCGGGCCACTTATGCCATCGCATGGGAGCGTGCCTGGCCGAATCTGGCGCGCGTTCTGACCGTCGCCGGCCTGTTTCTGGTGGTGTCCTGGGCTGGTCTCTGGCTGGCGCTCCCCTCCATTGCTCGCGCGATCGGCCTCGTCGTTTTCGCCGGCATCGCTGCGGCCGCCCTTTTCCCGCTGATTCGCTTTCGCTGGCCGCGCCGCGAGGAGGCGCTGGCTCGGCTCGACCGTGGCTCGGGCGTCCGCCACCGCCCCGCCACCACGCTGACGGACACGCTGAGCTCGCAGGACCCAGTTGCGCGGGCGCTGTGGCAGGCCCAGCGCGAGCGCACCTTGGCCTCGCTCACGCGTATCCGCGCCGGTTTGCCCAAGCCGCGGCTCGCGATCCACGATCCCTGGGCGCTGCGTGCGCTGGTCATGGTGATGCTGGTCGCCACCTTCTTCGCCGCCGGCGACGAGCGCGCGATGCGGCTGGGCGCTGCTTTTGACTGGAACGGCGTGCTGGCGCCCACGAATATTCGCGTCGACGCCTGGGTCACCCCGCCGGTCTACACCGGAAAGCCGCCGGTGATCCTGTCGGCGGCCAACAAGGAAGCCGCGGCACTGCCGGCGTCGGGCCCGCTCGCCGTGCCCGCCGGCTCGACCCTGATCGTGCGCTCCTCCGGCGGCAGCCTGGATGTCGCCGTCTCCGGCGGCCTCAAGGAGGTTGCCCCCGCTGAAGCCACGCCCAAGGGCACCAACGAGAAGCATTTTACCATCACCGGTGACGGCACCGCCCATGTCCGCGCGCCCTCCGGCCAGCCGCAATGGGCGTTCGCGGCGACACCGGACCGACCGCCGACGATCGCGCTCGCCAAGGATCCGGAGCGCCAGGCGCGCGGCGCGCTCCAGCTCGTCTACAAGATCGAGGACGATTACGGCGTCACCGGCGCCGAAGCGCAAATTGCTCCGCGTTCCAGCGACGCAAAAGACGCCGGCAAGGACGGCGACAGCAAGACCGCCGCGCGGCCACTGTTCCAGCCGCCGCAGTTTCCGCTGGTGCTGCCGAATGCGCGCACCCGCAACGGCGTCGGTCAGACCGTCAAGGATCTCAGCGAGGATCCCTATGCCGGCGCCGATGTCACGCTGACGCTCACGGCCAAGGACGAGGCCGGCAACGAGGCCAAGAGCGAGCCGTTCAACATGCGCCTGCCCGAGCGGCTGTTCACCAAGCCGCTGGCGCGCGCGCTGATCGAGCAGCGCCGCATCCTCGCGCTCGATGCCAACAGGAATTCGGACGTCTACACCGCGCTCGACGCGCTGATGATCGCGCCTGAATTGTTCACCCAGGAAACCGGCCAATATCTCGGCCTCTACAACGTCGCGCGCCAGCTCGAGGCGGCGCGCACCGATGACGCCATGCGCGAAGTCGTGGCGAGCCTGTGGGCGCTCGCGGTGACCATCGAGGACGGCAATATCTCCGACGTCGAGAAGGCGCTGCGCGCGGCGCAGGACGCACTGAAGCAGGCGTTGGAGCGCGGCGCCAGCGACGAGGAGATCAAAAAGCTCACGCAGGATTTGCGCGCGGCGCTGGACAATTTCATGCGCCAGCTCGCCGAGCAGTTCCGCAACAACAAGGATGCGCAAAATCTCGCGCGGCCGCTTGATCCGAACACGAAGATCCTGCGCCAGCAGGATCTCCAGAACATGATCGACCGCATGGAGCGCCTGTCGCGCTCCGGCGACAAGGATGCGGCCAAGCAGCTGCTCGACCAGCTCCAGCAGATGCTGGAGGGTCTTCAGATGGCGCAGCCGGGACAGTCCGGCGAGAGCGACATGGAGCAGGCGCTCAACGAGCTCGGCGACATGATTCGCAAGCAGCAGCAGTTGCGCGACAAGACCTACAAGCAGGGCCAGGACTCCCGGCGCGACCGCATGCGCGGCAAGCAGCAGCCGGGCGACCAGTCGATGTCGGATCTGCAGCAAGACCAGCAGGGCCTGCGCGACCGCCTGAAGAAGCTCCAGGACGAAATGGCCAAGCGCGGCCTCGCCCAGAAGGGCCAGAAAGGTCAGCAGGGACAGAAGGGGCAACAGGGTCAACAAGGCGACCAGGGCCAGCCCGGCCAGAACGGCGATCAGGACGCCGACCAGGGCGATGACGACGGCGGGCTCGACGCCGCCGACGGCGCCATGGGAGACGCCGGCAGCAAGCTCGGCGAGGGCAATGCCGACGGCGCCGTGGACTCTCAGGGCAAGGCGCTCGAGGCGATGCGCAAAGGCGCGCAGAAGATGGCCGAGGGGATGCAGCAGGGTGACGGCGACGGCCAGGGCGATGGCCCCGGCAATCGCGCCGGCCGGCAGCAGAGCGGCGGCAACCAGACCGACCCGCTCGGCCGTCCGCTGCACGGCCGCGAATTCGGCGATGATTACACGGTCAAGATCCCCGGCGAGATCGACGTCCAGCGCGTCCGCCGCATCCTCGAGGAACTCCGTCGCCGCCTCGGCGATCCCTCGCGCCCGCAGATCGAGCTCGACTATATCGAGCGGCTGCTGAAGGATTTTTGA
- the ftsE gene encoding cell division ATP-binding protein FtsE, with protein sequence MVRFENVGLRYGLGPEILRDLNFQIPAHSFQFLTGPSGAGKTSLLRLLFLSHRPTRGLVNLFGHDISQLGKDEIADLRKRIGIVLQDFRLLDHMTTYENVALPFRVMGRSESSYRKEVIDLLRWVGLGERMDALPPILSGGEKQRAAIARAVISRPQLLLADEPTGSVDPTLGRRLLRLFIELNKSGTAVIIATHDIALMDQYEARRFVLHQGRLHVYE encoded by the coding sequence TTGGTTCGGTTCGAAAATGTCGGATTGCGTTACGGCCTGGGGCCGGAGATCCTGCGCGACCTCAATTTCCAGATCCCGGCGCATTCCTTCCAGTTCCTCACTGGCCCGTCCGGCGCCGGCAAGACCTCGTTGCTGCGCCTGCTGTTCCTGTCGCATCGGCCGACGCGCGGCCTCGTCAATCTGTTCGGCCACGACATCTCCCAGCTTGGCAAGGACGAGATCGCCGATTTGCGCAAGCGCATCGGCATCGTGCTCCAGGATTTCCGCCTGCTCGACCACATGACGACCTACGAGAACGTGGCGCTGCCGTTCCGCGTCATGGGCCGCAGCGAATCCAGCTATCGCAAGGAGGTGATCGACTTGCTGCGGTGGGTCGGGCTGGGCGAGCGCATGGACGCGCTGCCGCCGATCCTGTCCGGCGGCGAAAAGCAGCGCGCCGCGATCGCGCGCGCGGTGATCTCGCGGCCGCAGCTGCTGCTCGCGGACGAGCCGACCGGCAGCGTCGATCCGACGCTCGGGCGACGCTTGCTGCGGCTGTTCATCGAACTCAACAAGTCCGGCACCGCCGTCATCATCGCGACCCACGACATCGCGCTGATGGACCAGTACGAGGCGCGCCGCTTCGTGCTGCACCAGGGACGGTTGCACGTTTATGAATAG
- a CDS encoding NAD(P)-dependent oxidoreductase: MDIGFIGLGNMGFPMARRLIEAGHRLVVFDTRKEVVGKLVARGAKSATSPKDVADQVETVMASLPSLQASLEVATGSNGVIEGSRAKRFVDLSTVGSQMASKIHGLLAKQNIVQIDCPVSGGVGGAEKGTLAVMVSGPKAEFELLKPALEIIGKVFFIGEKPGAAQTMKLANNFLSATAIVATSEAVVMGVKAGLDPAVMIDVINSGSGMNTASRDKFPRSVLPRTFDFGFATGLMVKDVRLALAEMKQLGLSMEVADAVGRLWETVISAEGAESDFTAAIKPIEKKAGVVVGGKSGGSAGK, from the coding sequence ATGGACATCGGATTCATCGGCCTCGGAAACATGGGATTCCCGATGGCGCGGCGGCTGATCGAGGCGGGCCACCGGCTCGTCGTATTCGACACGCGCAAGGAGGTCGTCGGGAAGCTGGTGGCGCGCGGCGCAAAAAGTGCAACGTCGCCGAAGGACGTCGCCGACCAGGTCGAGACGGTGATGGCGAGCCTGCCGTCGCTGCAAGCGTCGCTCGAGGTCGCAACCGGGTCGAACGGCGTGATCGAGGGGAGCCGCGCAAAACGCTTCGTCGATCTGTCAACCGTCGGCTCGCAGATGGCGTCGAAGATTCACGGCCTCCTGGCGAAGCAAAACATCGTGCAGATCGACTGCCCGGTCTCCGGCGGCGTCGGCGGCGCCGAGAAGGGCACGCTGGCGGTGATGGTGTCCGGGCCGAAGGCGGAGTTCGAGCTTCTCAAGCCGGCGCTCGAAATCATCGGAAAAGTATTCTTCATCGGCGAGAAGCCGGGCGCGGCGCAGACGATGAAGCTCGCCAACAATTTCCTGTCCGCGACCGCGATCGTGGCGACATCGGAGGCCGTGGTGATGGGCGTCAAGGCCGGACTCGATCCGGCCGTGATGATCGACGTCATCAATTCCGGCTCCGGCATGAACACCGCGAGCCGCGACAAGTTTCCGCGCTCGGTGCTGCCGCGGACCTTCGACTTCGGCTTTGCGACCGGATTGATGGTGAAGGACGTGCGGCTGGCGCTCGCGGAGATGAAGCAGCTCGGGCTGTCGATGGAGGTCGCCGACGCGGTCGGGCGTCTCTGGGAGACCGTGATCAGTGCGGAAGGCGCCGAGTCCGATTTCACCGCTGCGATCAAGCCGATCGAGAAGAAGGCGGGCGTGGTTGTGGGCGGGAAGAGCGGTGGATCGGCCGGAAAGTAG
- a CDS encoding cob(I)yrinic acid a,c-diamide adenosyltransferase gives MVRLNRIYTKTGDDGTTALGSGERRPKYDLRIAAYGTVDETNAAIGVVRLHTKDAPELDAMLGRIQNDLFDLGADLAVPEREGKAERLRVVASQVERLERDIDALNDKLAPLTSFVLPGGTPAAAHLHVVRTICRRAERVMVELAAQPGEAVGAAGIQYMNRLSDLLFVASRAANQNGAGDVLWVPGQNR, from the coding sequence ATGGTCAGGTTGAACCGCATCTATACGAAAACCGGTGACGATGGCACGACGGCGCTCGGCTCCGGCGAGCGCCGTCCGAAATATGATCTGCGCATCGCGGCCTATGGCACCGTCGACGAAACCAACGCTGCGATCGGCGTGGTGCGGCTCCACACAAAGGACGCGCCTGAACTCGATGCAATGCTCGGCCGCATTCAGAACGATCTGTTTGATCTCGGCGCCGACCTCGCGGTGCCCGAGCGTGAAGGCAAAGCCGAACGGCTGCGGGTTGTGGCAAGCCAGGTCGAGCGGCTCGAGCGCGACATCGACGCGCTCAACGACAAGCTGGCGCCGCTTACCTCTTTCGTGCTGCCGGGCGGGACTCCGGCGGCAGCCCACCTTCATGTCGTGCGTACAATTTGCCGCAGGGCGGAACGCGTCATGGTGGAACTGGCGGCCCAGCCGGGCGAGGCGGTGGGCGCCGCTGGCATCCAATATATGAACCGCCTGTCGGATCTCCTGTTCGTGGCGAGCCGCGCGGCTAACCAGAATGGCGCCGGCGACGTGCTCTGGGTTCCGGGCCAGAATCGCTGA